A single genomic interval of Labrus mixtus chromosome 6, fLabMix1.1, whole genome shotgun sequence harbors:
- the LOC132975673 gene encoding uncharacterized protein LOC132975673 gives MEIHAVLVLLTALLFAALDVSSADNKMAYFKIGGELNLKPDFSDAIRNILWKLKGDLVAEWVKDAVPLDYYGRFEGRTTLDLNTGQLTMKNLSKNDEGLFSFEINNKIQPVSYTSKAIEEVPKPTVVTQPLTCQSQSQLDKCGLSCYGEIKEAGPVTYSWKEGDGVWKEKKESNISITKTDSATIKTFSCMMKNPISEKQSDPKNNPFYVEPAVINVPNPNIGLAVGLTLAIAVLAGLGVLGWKNKEKFRTWLPVKQDSNDAERDNVNEPSRPASPRQPATELENKDSPPNA, from the coding sequence ATGGAGATACACGCCGTCTTGGTTCTTCTGACAGCGCTGCTGTTTGCGGCGTTGGACGTCTCTTCAGCTGACAATAAAATGGCTTACTTCAAGATCGGCGGCGAGCTAAATTTGAAGCCTGACTTCTCGGATGCTATCAGAAACATTTTGTGGAAACTGAAAGGTGATCTCGTCGCTGAATGGGTGAAGGACGCAGTGCCATTAGACTACTACGGTAGATTTGAGGGCCGCACAACTCTGGACTTAAACACTGGACAGCTGACCATGAAGAACCTGAGCAAAAATGACGAGGGGTTGTTTTCTTTCGAAATCAACAACAAGATCCAGCCTGTGAGCTACACCAGCAAGGCGATCGAAGAAGTGCCCAAACCCACTGTGGTTACGCAGCCTTTGACATGTCAGTCTCAGTCTCAGTTGGATAAGTGTGGGCTGAGTTGTTACGGAGAGATAAAAGAGGCCGGTCCTGTCACCTACAGCTGGAAGGAGGGAGACGGTGtgtggaaggagaagaaggagagcaaCATTTCAATCACCAAGACTGACTCAGCAACTATTAAAACATTCTCCTGTATGATGAAGAACCCAATCAGCGAGAAGCAAAGTGATCCCAAAAACAACCCGTTCTATGTTGAACCTGCAGTTATCAATGTCCCTAACCCTAATATCGGGTTGGCTGTGGGTCTTACCCTCGCTATAGCTGTTTTGGCCGGGTTAGGTGTGCTGGGTTGGAAGAACAAGGAGAAGTTCAGAACGTGGCTCCCCGTAAAACAAGACAGCAATGACGCTGAACGTGACAATGTAAATGAACCATCACGTCCAGCTTCACCCCGACAACCCGCGACCGAACTAGAGAATAAAGACTCACCACCAAATGCCTGA